Genomic DNA from Candidatus Polarisedimenticolia bacterium:
GATCGGCTGGTCCAGGTGCCAGAGAATGCGGGGATAGTCGCGCTTGAAGTCCTCGGCCGTGGGCTGCACGACCACCTGTTTGGCCCCGACGTGTCGGGCCACGGTTTGCGCGTGCTCGAACTCGTCGTAGCGCGGGCCGTAGGGATAGCGGCAGGAGAAGACGACGTCCGGCTTCGCCAGACAGGCGATCAGCGAGGAGTCGAGGCCCCCGGAGAGGAACACTCCGACCGGGACGTCGCTGCGCAGCCGCAGCTTCACCGCGTCCTCGAGCAGCCACCTCAGCTTCTCGACGTAATAGGCTTCCTTGTCGTAGGGGCCGTCGAACGAGGGGATTTCCCAGTAGCGCCGCACGCGCGCCTTCTCCCCGTCGTAGCGCATGAAGCAGCCGGGGGGAAGGCTCAGAATACCCTTGAACAGCGTCTGCTCGGCGATCGAGGTCTCGAACGCGCCGTACTCCTCCGGCAGCGCCGGCTCGGCGTCGAGCAGCGTCAGGAGGCTCTTGATCTCCGAGGCGAAGGCGAAACGGAGCGGCCCCCGGGGGAGGGAGTAGTACAAGGGCTTTTCTCCCATCCGGTCGCGCGCCAGGAACAGCTCCTTGCCGTCCCAGATCGCGAAGGCGAACATCCCGATGAAGCGATCGAGACACCGTTCGCCCCACTCGGCATAGGCATGGAGAATGACCTCGGTGTCCGACTGGGTCCGGAACCGGTGGCGCTCTTCCAGCTCTTTGCGGATCTCGCGGTAGTTGAAGATCATGCCGTTGAAGACGAGGGTGAACCGGCCGTCCTCGGTCGACATGGGCTGCGCCCCGGTCTTGAGATCGATCACCTTGAGCCGCCGGCTGCCCAGGCTGACGTCCCC
This window encodes:
- the asnB gene encoding asparagine synthase (glutamine-hydrolyzing): MCGIAGIWGKADISDATEILFHRGPDASGTVTSGDVSLGSRRLKVIDLKTGAQPMSTEDGRFTLVFNGMIFNYREIRKELEERHRFRTQSDTEVILHAYAEWGERCLDRFIGMFAFAIWDGKELFLARDRMGEKPLYYSLPRGPLRFAFASEIKSLLTLLDAEPALPEEYGAFETSIAEQTLFKGILSLPPGCFMRYDGEKARVRRYWEIPSFDGPYDKEAYYVEKLRWLLEDAVKLRLRSDVPVGVFLSGGLDSSLIACLAKPDVVFSCRYPYGPRYDEFEHAQTVARHVGAKQVVVQPTAEDFKRDYPRILWHLDQPI